The Blautia hydrogenotrophica DSM 10507 genome window below encodes:
- a CDS encoding ABC transporter ATP-binding protein, translated as MELRIQQLSKHFKDKKAVDEVSFTLTAGVWGLLGANGAGKTTLMRMIADLTAPTSGAVFYDGIEIRKMGETYRNLFGYLPQDFGYSRDFTVKDYLEYMAALKDVPIKETAGRIERLLELLTLSEVRGEKIAKLSGGMRRRVGIAQAMLNEPKVLVMDEPTAGLDPGERVRFRNLISEFSHDRIVLISTHIVSDVEYIASRNAIMKAGRIVDIGTTQELVRQIEGKVWEGAVSVEDLTEYEKRLRVVSRRDEGHGLVFIRYLSEKPELPKSATVPPRLEDLYLWLFPQTVLEKEGN; from the coding sequence ATGGAACTGAGAATCCAACAGTTGAGCAAGCACTTTAAAGACAAAAAAGCGGTTGATGAGGTGTCGTTTACGTTGACAGCAGGTGTTTGGGGACTTTTAGGGGCTAACGGTGCAGGTAAAACTACGCTGATGAGAATGATTGCAGATCTCACAGCTCCCACCAGCGGTGCAGTTTTTTATGACGGAATAGAAATCCGTAAAATGGGGGAGACTTATCGGAACCTATTCGGATATCTGCCGCAGGATTTCGGATATTCCCGTGACTTTACTGTAAAAGATTATCTGGAGTATATGGCGGCTTTGAAGGATGTTCCCATCAAAGAAACTGCAGGAAGAATAGAACGGCTTTTGGAACTCCTCACTTTGTCCGAGGTGAGAGGAGAAAAGATTGCCAAATTATCCGGGGGAATGAGACGCCGTGTCGGAATTGCTCAGGCCATGCTAAATGAGCCAAAAGTTCTCGTGATGGACGAACCCACGGCCGGGCTTGACCCAGGTGAAAGGGTGCGGTTTCGAAATTTGATCTCTGAATTTTCTCATGATCGTATCGTATTGATCTCTACTCACATTGTCTCAGATGTTGAATATATAGCTTCTAGGAATGCAATCATGAAGGCGGGGAGGATCGTAGATATAGGGACGACGCAAGAATTGGTAAGGCAGATAGAAGGAAAGGTATGGGAGGGGGCCGTATCTGTGGAGGATTTGACAGAATATGAGAAAAGATTGAGGGTTGTCAGTCGGCGCGATGAAGGTCACGGTTTGGTATTTATCCGTTATTTATCCGAGAAACCTGAGCTTCCAAAGTCCGCAACAGTGCCTCCGAGGCTAGAGGATTTATATTTGTGGCTTTTTCCTCAAACCGTCTTAGAAAAGGAGGGAAACTAA
- the vanR gene encoding VanR-ABDEGLN family response regulator transcription factor produces MSEKILVVDDEHDIADLLEVYLKNENYTVYKYYSAMEALECIEREELDLAILDIMLPGVDGFSICQKIRERYTYPIIMLTAKDEETDKITGLTLGADDYVTKPFRPLELVARVKAQLRRYKKYSPVSEVETQKTTRLSYKKLELDMKTYECLLDGELVALTPTEFSILQLLLKQAGNVVSLEELFRSVWKDEYYNKNSSTITVHIRHLREKLRDTGANPTYIKTIWGVGYKI; encoded by the coding sequence ATGTCGGAAAAAATTCTCGTTGTCGATGATGAACATGATATTGCGGATTTGCTGGAAGTATATTTGAAAAATGAAAATTATACAGTATACAAATATTATTCAGCAATGGAAGCTCTGGAATGCATTGAGAGAGAAGAGCTTGATCTAGCGATTTTAGACATTATGCTTCCAGGTGTCGATGGATTTTCCATTTGCCAGAAAATTCGTGAGCGGTATACTTATCCTATTATTATGCTGACGGCAAAAGATGAGGAGACAGATAAAATAACGGGACTGACTCTGGGAGCGGACGATTATGTCACAAAACCTTTTCGCCCGCTGGAATTGGTCGCCAGAGTAAAGGCACAGCTTCGAAGGTACAAAAAATACTCGCCTGTTTCTGAAGTGGAGACACAAAAAACTACAAGACTGTCTTATAAAAAATTGGAATTGGACATGAAAACGTATGAGTGTCTGTTAGATGGAGAACTTGTCGCACTCACGCCTACAGAATTTTCAATCTTGCAGCTTTTATTAAAACAGGCAGGGAATGTTGTGAGTCTAGAGGAATTGTTTCGGTCTGTCTGGAAAGATGAGTATTATAACAAGAATAGCAGCACAATCACTGTGCATATCAGACATCTGAGAGAAAAGCTGAGAGATACTGGCGCTAATCCCACTTATATTAAGACAATCTGGGGTGTGGGCTATAAAATATGA
- the yyaC gene encoding spore protease YyaC codes for MKASRKADKSMTFYVNSKKKSAPKEIAQGIAACISRHKTAWEEIVLLCIGSDRITGDCLGPYVGHQLSDYVLEGLTVYGTIHRPVHALNLSRAIQLINRRHPHALLIAVDASLGTRRHLGYISIGNGALYPGSGVQKELPAVGDIFITGIVNTSGFLEQMTLQTTRLSQVVTLGDSITQGILMAFCHPCSYAATASCATRLCFKK; via the coding sequence ATGAAAGCTTCGAGAAAGGCTGATAAATCTATGACCTTCTATGTCAACAGCAAGAAAAAAAGTGCTCCTAAAGAAATCGCCCAAGGAATTGCCGCCTGTATTTCCAGACACAAAACCGCCTGGGAAGAAATTGTGCTCCTCTGCATCGGAAGCGATCGAATCACCGGGGACTGCCTTGGCCCTTACGTGGGACATCAGCTCTCTGACTATGTCCTGGAAGGTCTAACTGTATATGGCACCATCCATCGCCCCGTTCACGCTCTGAACCTCTCCCGTGCTATACAGCTTATCAATAGACGGCATCCCCATGCACTGCTCATCGCAGTGGACGCCTCCTTAGGTACCCGCAGACACCTTGGTTATATCTCCATCGGAAACGGAGCACTCTATCCTGGTTCTGGAGTGCAAAAGGAGCTCCCCGCTGTGGGAGACATCTTTATCACCGGCATCGTAAATACATCTGGTTTTTTGGAGCAGATGACTCTTCAGACCACACGCCTCTCACAAGTAGTAACCCTAGGAGACTCCATTACCCAAGGCATTCTGATGGCTTTTTGCCACCCCTGCTCTTACGCAGCGACCGCCTCCTGTGCGACACGTTTATGTTTTAAGAAATAA
- a CDS encoding DUF5711 family protein codes for MKKQIIPVTISKKSNNMDYHKKLALHKRKNVMRMLITLAIIAAAAAAVIVFIQRRTFHSYKVVSSSDQEDTASTKYMELGDNILRYRGEGASLVDTELQTLWEVDYEMQSPVVDVCDGTAVIADQGGTSMVIVDEEGQTGSVTTSYNIVKARVAKQGVVAAILDGGEDTWINFYAADGSMIAENQTRVDEPGYPLDLSVSEDGLLIMVTYQFVEGSSTKSYVAFYNFGTVGQNKVDNIVSGFTYDDVVIPQVAYLDKDTAVAFRDDGFSIYTGKQIPKEAANVKVKQEIVSTFYDENNIGLVFKSNGDSKYTMKVYNTSGKKKFERSFSIPYTNIRMSNGQVVMNNSSQVCVITDQGAVRYNGTIDEGTINDFFKVGYNRYMLILDTGIDLLKFT; via the coding sequence ATGAAAAAGCAGATCATTCCGGTGACAATCTCAAAGAAATCCAATAATATGGATTATCATAAAAAGCTGGCGCTTCATAAAAGGAAAAACGTGATGCGGATGTTGATTACGCTGGCCATTATCGCAGCGGCAGCGGCAGCTGTGATCGTGTTTATCCAGCGCAGAACCTTTCATAGTTATAAAGTGGTGAGCAGCTCTGACCAGGAAGATACAGCATCCACGAAATATATGGAGTTGGGTGATAATATACTCAGATACCGCGGGGAAGGTGCTTCTTTGGTGGATACAGAGCTTCAGACACTTTGGGAAGTGGATTATGAGATGCAAAGTCCTGTGGTAGATGTCTGTGACGGAACCGCAGTGATTGCTGACCAGGGTGGAACTAGCATGGTGATTGTCGATGAGGAAGGGCAGACGGGGAGCGTGACGACATCCTATAATATTGTCAAAGCCAGAGTTGCGAAACAAGGTGTGGTAGCTGCAATTTTGGATGGCGGTGAGGATACTTGGATTAACTTCTACGCCGCAGATGGCAGCATGATCGCTGAGAACCAAACCCGTGTGGACGAACCTGGGTATCCGCTGGATTTGTCTGTGTCGGAAGATGGCCTCTTGATTATGGTAACCTATCAGTTTGTGGAGGGAAGCAGCACGAAAAGTTACGTCGCATTTTACAATTTTGGCACAGTAGGACAGAACAAGGTAGATAATATTGTGAGCGGATTTACCTACGATGACGTCGTGATTCCGCAGGTGGCCTATCTAGATAAGGATACAGCGGTGGCTTTCCGGGATGATGGATTCAGTATCTACACTGGAAAACAGATTCCCAAAGAGGCTGCGAATGTCAAAGTAAAGCAGGAAATTGTCAGTACTTTTTATGATGAAAATAATATCGGGCTGGTGTTTAAATCCAATGGAGATTCTAAATATACCATGAAAGTTTATAATACCAGCGGCAAGAAAAAATTCGAGAGATCATTCAGCATTCCTTATACGAATATTCGAATGAGCAATGGTCAAGTTGTGATGAACAATTCTTCACAGGTCTGTGTGATCACAGATCAAGGTGCGGTAAGGTATAATGGAACCATCGATGAAGGGACGATCAATGATTTCTTCAAGGTGGGATACAATCGGTATATGCTGATTTTAGATACAGGAATTGACTTACTGAAATTCACATAA
- a CDS encoding LysM peptidoglycan-binding domain-containing protein, with the protein MIEVIYKEDKCKAQGNEQFFHIPKNIRQIGLISEEHKIYIEDYAYTFLGRIAAEQPMKGRLAVLLGQSNWAEGTSYIFIRCALQVQEMDISPEHLNFSDEVWGKVNEQMEEYFPGQEVVGWFFSAPQISMEVTDVIYRTHMNSFGGNDKVLFLMEPQEKEEAFFRYENGHMAKQLGYYVYYEKNPMMQEYMIAMNQEQESDSREKVTDDAVLTFRSKVRRKQEKRASEEQKKMSAVMYAASACLALAVLAVGVNFVNRYDKMQQISGQAKQVSVQPETKTATPKPEENAKITEKLMEENNTEKETLTILEKDKEKTTGETPTPTVAEKEDKQKSETVQDQDMEEKPNEADDAKKDEKTSGEVHESYTIRPGDTLFKISIQRYGDMSEISEICRLNGISEDDIIYPGQTILLP; encoded by the coding sequence ATGATCGAAGTCATTTATAAAGAAGACAAATGCAAGGCCCAGGGAAACGAACAGTTTTTCCATATTCCGAAAAACATAAGACAGATCGGTTTAATCAGTGAGGAACACAAGATTTACATTGAGGACTATGCCTATACATTTTTGGGGAGAATTGCGGCAGAACAGCCAATGAAGGGAAGGCTGGCAGTGCTGCTAGGACAGTCCAATTGGGCGGAGGGAACATCTTACATTTTTATTCGCTGTGCTTTGCAGGTTCAGGAGATGGACATTTCGCCGGAACATCTGAATTTTTCAGATGAAGTCTGGGGAAAAGTGAATGAGCAGATGGAAGAGTACTTTCCTGGACAAGAGGTAGTAGGCTGGTTCTTCAGCGCGCCTCAGATTTCGATGGAAGTGACGGACGTGATTTATCGGACACATATGAATTCCTTTGGAGGAAATGATAAAGTACTGTTTTTGATGGAGCCTCAGGAGAAAGAAGAGGCTTTTTTTCGATATGAAAATGGACATATGGCAAAGCAGTTAGGATACTATGTCTACTATGAAAAGAATCCTATGATGCAGGAGTACATGATCGCGATGAACCAGGAACAGGAGTCGGACAGCCGTGAGAAGGTCACGGACGATGCAGTTCTGACCTTCCGAAGCAAGGTCAGACGGAAGCAGGAAAAGAGAGCATCGGAGGAACAAAAGAAAATGTCGGCGGTCATGTATGCGGCCAGTGCGTGTCTGGCTTTGGCCGTCTTGGCGGTAGGAGTGAATTTTGTGAACAGATATGATAAGATGCAGCAAATATCTGGACAAGCCAAGCAAGTGTCTGTACAGCCAGAGACGAAGACGGCGACTCCGAAGCCTGAGGAGAATGCCAAGATTACAGAAAAACTTATGGAAGAAAATAATACAGAAAAGGAGACTCTGACGATTCTGGAAAAAGATAAGGAGAAAACGACAGGGGAGACACCAACACCGACAGTAGCTGAAAAAGAGGACAAGCAGAAGTCTGAGACGGTACAAGATCAAGATATGGAGGAGAAACCAAACGAAGCTGATGATGCGAAGAAGGATGAAAAGACAAGCGGGGAAGTCCATGAGAGCTACACGATACGTCCAGGGGATACTCTGTTTAAGATTAGTATTCAGCGTTACGGGGATATGAGCGAAATCAGTGAGATTTGCCGATTGAATGGAATTTCAGAAGATGATATCATATATCCTGGGCAGACAATTTTGCTTCCATAA
- a CDS encoding manganese efflux pump MntP family protein — translation MGLGELFVIAVGLSMDAFAVSICKGLSVKRVCPGHVLCTGVYFGGFQMMMPLIGYFLGSQFSHLITRVDHWIAFILLGVVGANMIRESFGEEEEVDASFQASSMLPLAVATSIDALAVGITLAFLEVNVVFAICFIGCTTFILSGIGVMSGNILGKKFKSKAEIAGGIVLICIGSKILLEHLGYLG, via the coding sequence ATGGGATTAGGGGAATTGTTTGTGATTGCAGTCGGGCTTTCCATGGACGCTTTTGCTGTATCAATCTGTAAAGGATTATCGGTGAAAAGAGTCTGTCCGGGGCATGTACTGTGTACAGGAGTTTATTTTGGTGGTTTTCAGATGATGATGCCGTTGATCGGGTACTTTTTGGGGAGCCAATTTAGTCATTTGATTACCCGTGTGGACCATTGGATAGCCTTTATACTTTTAGGCGTTGTGGGAGCGAATATGATTCGGGAATCCTTTGGGGAAGAAGAGGAGGTAGACGCATCTTTTCAAGCATCGTCGATGCTTCCTTTGGCTGTGGCCACGAGTATTGACGCACTTGCGGTGGGGATTACTCTGGCATTTTTAGAAGTGAATGTAGTCTTTGCTATCTGTTTTATAGGCTGTACGACTTTTATTTTGTCCGGAATAGGCGTGATGTCTGGAAATATTTTGGGAAAGAAATTCAAGTCAAAAGCCGAGATAGCAGGCGGAATTGTTCTAATCTGTATAGGATCGAAGATTCTTCTGGAACATCTGGGATATTTAGGGTAG
- a CDS encoding transketolase family protein: MSEVKKIATRESYGNALVELGKEHEDLVVLDADLAAATKTGVFKKAFPQRHIDCGIAESNMAGIGAGIATTGKVPFISTFAMFAAGRAYEQIRNSIGYPKLNVKIGATHGGISVGEDGATHQCNEDFALMRTIPGMVVVCPSDDVEARAAVKAAYEHKGPVYLRFGRLAVPVINDNPDYKFELGKGIVLREGKDLTIVATGLCVAPALEAAQRLAAEGVDAKVINIHTIKPLDEDLIVAAAKETGKVVTVEEHSIIGGLGGAVCECLSEKAPVPVKRIGINDVYGESGPAVKLLEKYGLDAEGIYRQIKEFV, encoded by the coding sequence ATGTCAGAAGTAAAGAAGATTGCTACGAGAGAGAGTTATGGAAATGCCCTGGTGGAATTGGGAAAAGAACACGAGGATTTAGTAGTTTTGGACGCTGACTTAGCCGCTGCTACCAAGACAGGAGTCTTTAAGAAAGCATTTCCACAAAGACATATTGACTGTGGAATCGCAGAGTCCAATATGGCAGGAATCGGTGCGGGAATCGCGACAACAGGAAAGGTTCCGTTTATCAGCACTTTTGCCATGTTTGCGGCAGGAAGAGCATATGAACAGATTCGTAACTCGATCGGTTATCCAAAGCTGAATGTAAAAATTGGAGCGACGCACGGAGGTATCTCTGTAGGTGAGGATGGAGCAACACATCAGTGCAACGAGGACTTTGCGCTGATGAGGACGATTCCAGGAATGGTAGTGGTATGCCCTTCGGATGATGTGGAGGCTAGAGCGGCTGTGAAAGCAGCCTATGAGCACAAAGGGCCTGTGTATTTGAGATTCGGAAGATTAGCAGTGCCAGTAATCAACGACAATCCAGACTACAAATTTGAGCTGGGTAAAGGAATTGTTTTAAGAGAAGGAAAAGATCTTACTATCGTGGCTACTGGTCTGTGTGTAGCCCCGGCTTTGGAAGCGGCGCAGAGACTGGCGGCAGAAGGAGTTGATGCGAAGGTAATCAATATCCATACGATCAAGCCGCTGGATGAGGATTTAATTGTCGCAGCTGCGAAAGAGACAGGAAAAGTGGTGACTGTGGAGGAACATTCCATCATTGGAGGACTCGGCGGTGCGGTATGCGAGTGTCTCAGCGAAAAAGCTCCTGTACCAGTGAAACGTATCGGCATCAATGATGTGTACGGTGAATCTGGCCCAGCTGTGAAACTGTTGGAAAAATATGGATTGGATGCAGAGGGAATCTACAGGCAGATTAAAGAATTTGTGTAG
- a CDS encoding DUF1648 domain-containing protein, protein MKFKYFVNSRKFSWTIVGIGFVFTLIVFFFLPSSIPIHFNAGGIADSYGDRIQIFLFPLLQLMILLLTGREKLRYWLTHSKTFLNDIQYNWLVSGLCLLIIFVEFRVLYAAF, encoded by the coding sequence ATGAAATTTAAATATTTTGTTAACAGTAGAAAGTTTTCGTGGACGATTGTAGGGATAGGATTTGTGTTTACACTGATTGTTTTTTTCTTTTTGCCATCCTCGATTCCAATACATTTTAATGCTGGCGGAATCGCGGATAGCTATGGGGATAGAATTCAGATATTTTTATTTCCGCTGTTACAGTTAATGATTTTATTGCTCACAGGTAGGGAAAAGTTACGGTATTGGCTAACACATTCTAAGACATTTTTGAATGATATACAGTATAATTGGCTGGTCAGTGGGCTATGTCTTTTAATAATATTTGTAGAATTTAGAGTGTTATATGCAGCTTTTTGA
- a CDS encoding CvpA family protein, with the protein MTWTWLGIVAVLVLILSCYAGYRRGFVREVVGISFLFLSIFLVWTINPYVNQVVKTQTPIYEKVRGICENGIQDYVTEQGEAEGGTEDNVIAKLPLPEFMKEGLKENNTAEVYKYLSVDTFGGYLADYLATAITNGISFLISYIIAVIVLKIIVCALDLVTHLPVIRGVNRLAGLLLGIVKGVIFIWIGLLVITVFCNTQIGAECLRMIEKDTLLGFLYDQNIFVKIFMSIFYSA; encoded by the coding sequence ATGACCTGGACATGGCTTGGAATTGTAGCCGTATTGGTCCTTATACTTTCCTGTTATGCCGGATATCGAAGAGGTTTTGTGCGGGAAGTAGTGGGAATTTCTTTTTTGTTCCTCAGTATCTTTCTGGTATGGACGATTAATCCTTATGTAAACCAGGTGGTAAAAACACAGACTCCGATTTATGAGAAGGTGAGAGGAATCTGTGAAAACGGAATTCAGGATTATGTAACAGAGCAAGGTGAGGCAGAAGGCGGCACGGAAGACAATGTGATTGCCAAGCTGCCTCTTCCTGAATTTATGAAAGAAGGACTGAAAGAGAATAATACGGCAGAAGTGTACAAATATCTCTCAGTAGATACCTTTGGGGGATATTTGGCGGATTATTTGGCAACAGCTATCACAAATGGAATCAGTTTTCTCATATCCTATATTATAGCTGTGATTGTCTTGAAGATTATAGTCTGTGCATTGGATTTAGTGACCCATTTGCCGGTTATACGTGGAGTCAACCGTTTAGCGGGCCTTTTGCTGGGAATTGTAAAAGGTGTTATTTTTATCTGGATTGGTCTTTTGGTGATTACAGTTTTCTGTAATACACAGATTGGAGCGGAATGTCTGAGGATGATAGAAAAAGATACTCTGCTTGGTTTTTTATATGACCAAAATATTTTTGTGAAAATATTTATGAGCATTTTTTATTCTGCGTGA
- a CDS encoding sensor histidine kinase, whose translation MNAKNQSNSMEKKLCRQLFLSLSLYAALGLAVTLVLDYILALFQNPISVWLIQRIDLIYFFCLIFGFGGIFYRYWKKPWSYLNEVVQGAGRLHEQDSRPIELSAPLGEVENQMNQIKMSVLLSKQAAKMAEDKKNDLIMYLAHDIRTPLTTVIGYLSLLEEAPDMPVEQRTKYTGIALEKAERLERLINELFEITRLHARTVALKKEKLDLYCLLVQLADEFYPIISAKGNSLRLEIKEKMTVFADAEKLVRVFSNILKNAVSYSYPDTEILITADVQGDFVNVDIQNQGDQIPQERLGDIFEKFIRLDKARLSDTGGTGLGLSIAEEIIRLHGGEITVESEEKMVTFHVRLPLSD comes from the coding sequence GTGAACGCGAAAAATCAAAGTAATTCTATGGAAAAGAAACTGTGCAGACAGCTTTTTCTCAGTTTGTCTTTGTATGCGGCGTTGGGGTTGGCAGTGACCTTGGTATTGGATTATATTTTAGCTCTTTTTCAAAATCCAATTTCTGTGTGGCTGATTCAGAGGATTGACCTAATCTATTTTTTCTGCCTCATCTTTGGCTTTGGGGGGATTTTTTATAGATATTGGAAAAAACCGTGGTCATATTTGAATGAGGTGGTTCAAGGAGCGGGTAGACTTCATGAACAAGACAGTAGGCCGATTGAATTGTCTGCTCCTTTAGGAGAGGTGGAAAACCAGATGAACCAGATCAAAATGTCTGTTTTATTAAGCAAACAGGCTGCTAAGATGGCAGAAGATAAGAAAAATGATCTGATTATGTATCTGGCCCATGATATTCGCACACCGTTAACTACAGTAATCGGTTATTTGAGTCTGCTCGAGGAGGCGCCTGATATGCCTGTTGAGCAAAGAACAAAGTATACGGGAATTGCCCTGGAAAAAGCAGAGCGATTGGAAAGATTAATCAATGAATTATTCGAGATTACGCGGCTGCATGCTAGAACTGTTGCTTTGAAAAAAGAAAAATTAGATTTATACTGCCTGTTGGTGCAATTGGCGGATGAGTTCTATCCGATTATATCGGCTAAAGGAAATTCACTTCGGTTGGAGATAAAAGAGAAGATGACAGTGTTTGCTGACGCTGAAAAATTAGTGCGTGTCTTCTCCAATATATTAAAAAATGCGGTTTCTTATAGTTACCCGGACACAGAAATCCTGATAACAGCCGATGTGCAGGGAGATTTTGTGAACGTGGACATTCAAAACCAGGGAGATCAGATTCCTCAGGAACGGTTAGGAGATATTTTTGAAAAATTTATCCGCCTGGATAAGGCCCGTCTTTCTGACACAGGTGGGACGGGGCTGGGGCTTTCTATCGCGGAAGAGATTATTCGACTTCACGGAGGGGAAATCACAGTTGAAAGTGAAGAGAAAATGGTAACTTTTCATGTTCGATTGCCGCTGTCAGATTAG